GGCAGGTGTTCCTGCGCCGCTTCGGTCCTGAGCACACCTTCCGGATGCTCAAGCAGACGCTGGGCTGGACCGCACCGAAGCTCCGCGATGCCCAGGCCGCCGACCGGTGGACCTGGCTGCTCACCGCCGCGCATCCCCAGCTCCGCCTCGCCCGGCCGCTCGCCAACGATCTGCGCCGGCCATGGCAGCGACCCGCCCCGCCCGGTCGGCTCACCCCGGCCCGCGTCCGGCGAGGGTTCCGGAACATCCGCGCGAAGACCACGTGCCCAGCCGGTGCACCAAAACCCGGCAAGCCCGGCCCTGGACGGCCACCCCGGTTCCACCAACCGCCGTCCCGCACCCCGTCACCACGTCGGGAAAACGATCAAACGCGAGACCACACTCGCCGCCCGATTCGGGCAGGCAGCTTAAACGGCAAGCTCAGGGAAATGCCCTAAAGGCTCATGAACCGTGAAGTGCTGAACCGACTCGAAGTCGGCGCAGAGTGAAGCACAGATTTGGCAATGGCAGCAAACCCCGTAGGGTGCGGAAACTCCGACATGGCCTCTGAGCTGCCGGTTCGCTCACCGTGACGCGGTAATGTGACACCTCCGCTGAGATCTCGGAGGCCACTTGGGTGCTGTCGAAGCTCGCCTCCCTGACGCTCTGCCGCTCCACCCAGCTGCTCGTCCTGCCCGCCCGCGGCGATGCGGCCAAGGACCTCGAACTCCTCGTCCTCCGCCACCAGCGCACCGTGCTCCGCCGCCAGGTTCCACGGCCGAGGCTCGAGCCCGCCGACCGCGCCCTGCTCGCCGCCGTCAGCCGCGCGCTCCCCCGAGCCCGCTGGTCCTGCTTCCTCGTGAAGCCCGAGACGTTGCTGCGCTGGCACCGCCGGCTGGTCGCCGGCGCGTGGACCTCCCCGCACCGCCACACCGGCCGACCACCGCTCGACCACGACGTCCAGCAGCTGATCATCCGCCTGGCCAGGGAGAACCCGCGCTGGGGCTGGCTGCTGGGCTGCCAAAGCTCGGTGTACCTGCTGGCGGAAGCTGCGGGACGGGCAGCAGGCCGGCGTCCAAGGCGTCCGAGCGCCTCAGCGCATACAGAACGAACGGCCCGCGGTCGTGGACGATGTCAATTGAGAACGCCGCCTCGCTGCGCAGTCCGGTCAGGGTTGTCGCCGGCGGCGACCAGCAACGCACCAGCGCTGTCGGGACCGACGCCAAACCGGGCGACCAGCGGGCCGGCCACCTTGGTGGTCAGCCGGTCCAGCTCGCGGCTGAGGGTGCTGATCTCCGCGCTGAGCGCCTGGTAACGCTGGGCGAGGATGCACGCGGCCAGCTTGGCGGCGGCGGCCGGGTTGGTCAGCTCGCCGGGTTCCAGCGCGGCCGCGGCGCGCACCAGCGCCGCAGTCGGCAGGCCGCGCAGCTGCTCGCGCAGGTCGGCCGGGGCGGTCACC
This sequence is a window from Actinomycetes bacterium. Protein-coding genes within it:
- a CDS encoding transposase, whose product is QVFLRRFGPEHTFRMLKQTLGWTAPKLRDAQAADRWTWLLTAAHPQLRLARPLANDLRRPWQRPAPPGRLTPARVRRGFRNIRAKTTCPAGAPKPGKPGPGRPPRFHQPPSRTPSPRRENDQTRDHTRRPIRAGSLNGKLREMP